Proteins encoded by one window of Salmo trutta unplaced genomic scaffold, fSalTru1.1, whole genome shotgun sequence:
- the LOC115182279 gene encoding parathyroid hormone-related protein, whose translation MHAGKRSVTHAQLMHDKGRTLQDFKRRMWLQELLDVVHTAEIRELPVRPVVSSGAGAGLGLPVAGVGFSLGLGTTGGTQHPHPKPPGGTKNLPINFHAEEEGTNLPQETNKSQTYKEKEGTRKAKEGKKKRGRTGKRREGE comes from the exons ATGCATGCTGG gAAGCGCTCGGTGACCCACGCCCAGCTGATGCACGATAAGGGCcggacgctgcaggatttcaAGCGTCGCATGTGGCTCCAAGAGCTGCTGGACGTGGTCCATACGGCCGAGATCAGGGAACTGCCCGTCCGCCCGGTGGTCAGCAGCGGAGCCGGAGCGGGGCTAGGACTACCGGTGGCCGGGGTAGGGTTCAGCCTGGGATTGGGTACAACGGGGGGTACCCAGCACCCTCACCCCAAACCTCCAGGGGGCACCAAGAACCTTCCCATCAACTTCCACGCGGAAGAGGAAGGAACCAACCTGCCGCAGGAGACCAACAAGTCCCAAACGTACAAAGAGAAAGAAGGAACGCGGAAGGCCAAGGAAGGGAAGAAAAAAAGAGGGAGGACTGGGAagcggagagagggggag